One window from the genome of Treponema sp. OMZ 838 encodes:
- a CDS encoding fumarate hydratase C-terminal domain-containing protein — protein MEFEKIILASDLAAVQGGNGLIVDANMLAVFTEQAFKRLSFTFPQEHLESLLNVACDPASSENDRLVAVKLLENAVIAAKGTLPLCQDTGVAQVFAWKDSSVYSVLNAVDGTVPFASDTEALTAGVGKAYKENNLRFSINIPSSLFDEKNSATNLPAQVDVFSTNGSGEPSYRFLFCAKGGGSSNKTDFTCATKALLNPQSFERFLQTKIAALGTAACPPYTIAVVIGGLSPEQNLQTLKLATTGYWDAVGALNEAGGAIRWTDTVGGVRPLRCKDWEERVLQIAAETGLGAQFGGSHLAAHARVFRLPRHGASCFASIGVSCNAHRNLVGYISREGAFLQKNVSDPQPFFEKAAAYTSGADAHHGEPVKVDLSSIDAARTKLSSYPVGQAFLFSGEILVARDAAHARWKALLESGKPLPDYTLHYPILYAGPAETPKGAVIGSFGPTTANRMDPYADDLMSRGVALITIAKGNRSEVWRTACKKYGAFYLGTIGGAAALIAEKHITARKVLDYPDLGMEAVQLISVKDLPVFLITDDKGNDFYASL, from the coding sequence ATGGAATTTGAAAAGATTATTCTTGCCTCCGACCTTGCAGCGGTACAGGGTGGAAACGGCTTAATAGTTGATGCTAACATGCTTGCTGTCTTTACAGAGCAAGCGTTTAAACGATTGTCCTTTACCTTTCCTCAGGAGCATTTGGAAAGTTTGCTGAATGTTGCATGCGATCCCGCATCTTCGGAGAATGACCGGCTTGTTGCAGTAAAATTGCTGGAGAATGCCGTCATTGCAGCAAAAGGTACGCTGCCGCTCTGTCAGGATACGGGCGTTGCGCAAGTTTTTGCATGGAAGGATTCCTCTGTGTATTCGGTCTTAAACGCTGTGGATGGAACGGTACCTTTTGCTTCCGATACGGAAGCGCTTACGGCTGGTGTCGGGAAGGCGTATAAAGAGAATAATCTGCGGTTTTCTATCAACATTCCTTCTTCGCTTTTTGATGAAAAAAACTCGGCTACCAATTTACCGGCTCAAGTCGATGTATTCAGTACAAATGGAAGCGGCGAGCCTTCGTACCGTTTCTTGTTCTGTGCGAAGGGCGGCGGTTCCTCCAATAAAACGGATTTTACCTGTGCAACAAAGGCGCTGTTAAACCCGCAATCCTTTGAGCGTTTTTTGCAAACGAAAATTGCCGCCCTTGGAACGGCTGCCTGTCCGCCATACACGATTGCCGTTGTTATCGGCGGGTTGAGTCCCGAACAGAACTTACAAACCCTCAAGCTGGCAACAACCGGCTATTGGGATGCGGTAGGGGCGTTAAACGAAGCCGGCGGCGCTATCCGTTGGACGGATACGGTCGGCGGAGTGCGCCCCCTGCGGTGTAAGGATTGGGAAGAGCGGGTATTACAGATTGCAGCGGAAACAGGATTGGGCGCCCAGTTCGGCGGGTCTCACCTTGCAGCGCATGCCCGTGTGTTCCGGTTACCGCGGCACGGTGCAAGCTGCTTTGCTTCCATAGGCGTATCTTGTAATGCGCACCGGAACCTTGTCGGTTATATCAGCCGCGAAGGCGCCTTTTTGCAAAAAAATGTTTCCGATCCTCAGCCGTTCTTTGAAAAAGCCGCAGCATATACATCCGGTGCCGATGCGCATCATGGGGAGCCGGTTAAGGTCGATCTCAGTTCTATTGATGCCGCCCGTACCAAGCTTTCCAGCTATCCGGTAGGGCAGGCTTTCCTCTTTTCGGGAGAGATTTTAGTTGCACGCGATGCGGCACATGCCCGCTGGAAGGCATTACTGGAAAGCGGTAAACCGCTGCCCGATTACACGCTGCACTATCCGATCCTCTATGCAGGACCGGCGGAAACACCGAAAGGCGCCGTTATCGGCAGCTTCGGGCCGACAACCGCGAACCGCATGGATCCCTATGCCGATGATTTGATGAGCAGAGGGGTTGCGTTGATAACCATTGCCAAGGGGAACCGGTCTGAAGTATGGCGCACCGCGTGTAAAAAATACGGCGCCTTTTATCTCGGCACCATCGGTGGTGCTGCGGCGTTGATTGCGGAAAAGCATATTACTGCACGTAAAGTCCTCGACTATCCCGATTTGGGAATGGAAGCCGTACAGCTGATTTCGGTTAAGGATTTGCCGGTATTCTTGATTACGGATGATAAAGGAAACGACTTCTACGCTTCCCTATAA
- a CDS encoding trypsin-like peptidase domain-containing protein has protein sequence MRFFIKGQNKKDYVLTNYHVAAYAASLTLEIEDANGGTAKIENCKIIAVDEELDLAIAEVPSGKVDSYLTFASKTPVDGIDVWSAGYPGLAGKPMWQLGKGTVTNARARLPDDIDPKISTFIQHSAPIDSGNSGGPLLVKAVNAPSGYEIIGINSAKAVFRQATNFAIPASTITKFMDEKAFAGNKKIERDLTASLNIFAESCKNFKIEKESDKNKEIVKRIRKLTVYVSEDYAIQSGLDVYLKALRRAPKLFRNEILAASIFGNPINGIRTALAYDIYTAVDPEENTYLPDTGTDINSLKKTDNGYEFVLYDEVQKSKFFTVWKKAYNSWQMDGTGLNEPPQSGTGSKDQNKKSAKKDKKSSGKFSVFIDEIPTKMRMPLSYLGFSRDGRWRSAFSFGFFYSFKYAEVGMSAIIDKPRDGISSFSPSQSGLFSFTFGLCPELKGQIPININNVLYIAPQAFVGVGLFIPPVDTFVHYGAGVEFVPANFTTLSFGADFIARTYLKKPNTTNPGVRINVSIRF, from the coding sequence ATCCGGTTTTTTATTAAAGGACAAAATAAAAAAGACTATGTTTTAACCAACTATCATGTTGCTGCTTATGCGGCATCTCTTACGTTGGAAATTGAAGACGCTAACGGTGGAACGGCAAAAATTGAAAACTGTAAAATTATTGCTGTTGACGAAGAATTGGATCTTGCAATTGCCGAAGTCCCAAGCGGTAAAGTTGATTCGTATTTGACATTTGCATCAAAAACTCCTGTCGACGGAATTGACGTTTGGTCTGCCGGTTATCCGGGGCTGGCAGGAAAACCGATGTGGCAGCTCGGAAAAGGTACTGTAACAAATGCACGCGCACGACTGCCCGATGATATTGATCCGAAAATATCTACCTTCATTCAGCATTCTGCCCCTATCGACTCCGGAAATTCCGGCGGTCCTCTTCTTGTAAAAGCGGTAAATGCTCCTTCGGGATACGAAATTATCGGTATTAACTCTGCAAAGGCGGTTTTTAGACAGGCCACCAATTTTGCAATTCCTGCTTCTACAATCACTAAATTTATGGATGAGAAAGCTTTTGCCGGAAATAAAAAAATCGAACGCGATTTAACCGCTTCTTTAAATATATTTGCCGAATCCTGTAAAAATTTTAAAATCGAGAAAGAGAGTGACAAAAATAAAGAGATCGTTAAACGGATCAGAAAATTAACCGTTTATGTTTCCGAAGATTATGCGATCCAAAGCGGACTTGATGTATACTTGAAAGCGTTGCGAAGGGCTCCGAAACTTTTTAGAAATGAAATATTAGCTGCGTCAATTTTCGGAAATCCTATCAACGGCATCAGAACAGCTCTTGCATACGATATCTATACTGCGGTCGATCCGGAGGAAAATACCTATTTACCCGATACGGGGACGGATATCAATAGCTTGAAAAAGACGGACAACGGTTATGAATTTGTTCTGTATGATGAAGTTCAGAAGTCGAAATTCTTTACCGTTTGGAAAAAAGCCTATAATTCATGGCAGATGGACGGTACCGGTCTGAATGAGCCTCCTCAAAGCGGCACGGGTTCGAAAGACCAAAATAAAAAGAGTGCAAAAAAAGATAAAAAATCTTCCGGAAAATTCTCGGTCTTTATCGATGAAATTCCTACAAAAATGAGAATGCCTTTATCGTATCTCGGCTTTAGTAGGGATGGACGTTGGAGATCGGCTTTTTCGTTCGGTTTCTTTTACAGTTTTAAATATGCAGAAGTTGGAATGTCGGCTATTATTGATAAACCGCGCGATGGCATATCTTCATTCAGTCCCTCGCAGAGCGGTTTATTTAGCTTTACATTCGGACTCTGTCCTGAGCTGAAGGGGCAGATACCGATCAATATTAATAATGTCCTATACATTGCACCGCAAGCATTTGTCGGCGTAGGCCTGTTTATTCCTCCGGTCGATACGTTTGTACATTACGGGGCCGGTGTGGAATTTGTTCCGGCTAATTTTACAACACTGTCGTTCGGCGCCGATTTTATTGCACGGACATACTTAAAGAAGCCGAACACAACGAATCCTGGAGTTCGTATCAACGTATCAATACGGTTCTAA
- a CDS encoding MBL fold hydrolase — protein MKIYPHYSHEGFVNSYLVGNEVSREALIIDPGKITGEVIGHIEKNGYTLSAVCITHNHIRHYGYGLSTLLKIYNPRIYAADHALVGKHGKMLRGDCTLSIAGFSVECFSVPGHSPDSYLFKIDNCIFTGDSLTAGITGSTLHSFAAKTLAEQLEKKLFIYDDAFLLFPGHGPPTTIGAERKFTQHTDFQG, from the coding sequence ATGAAAATATATCCTCATTATTCACACGAAGGTTTTGTAAACAGCTATCTTGTCGGCAATGAAGTCAGTAGAGAAGCGCTGATTATCGATCCGGGAAAGATAACCGGTGAAGTAATCGGTCACATCGAAAAGAACGGTTATACGCTCAGTGCTGTCTGTATTACGCATAATCATATCCGGCATTACGGGTACGGGCTTTCGACGTTGTTAAAAATATATAACCCGCGCATATATGCAGCGGATCATGCATTGGTCGGTAAACACGGAAAGATGCTGCGGGGCGATTGTACGCTTTCAATTGCCGGTTTTTCCGTCGAATGTTTTTCGGTACCCGGTCATTCGCCCGATTCTTATCTATTTAAGATAGATAACTGTATTTTTACCGGCGACAGTTTGACTGCGGGAATAACCGGTAGTACGCTGCATAGTTTTGCGGCAAAAACGCTTGCGGAGCAGCTCGAAAAAAAGCTATTTATCTATGATGATGCGTTCCTCCTTTTTCCGGGACACGGCCCGCCGACTACGATCGGAGCGGAACGGAAATTCACGCAGCATACCGATTTTCAAGGTTGA
- a CDS encoding pentapeptide repeat-containing protein, producing the protein MYTSGQSISKGLRKGFFQLELTGMFDMTKQLSHEELTSALESGSDLNSMNFAGLTLTGVDFSGKRLAGCSFAHACFTDCSFTGTRVRLSFFDFTRFVNCTFDKADIQFSCFAGSIFENTVFTDSELLINNFTGITTCECGFKDSDLYGSRFIRCSLRKTPFENCNIKKVYFTKNIYDDVSFKYSNTRVAHFDTEEFVK; encoded by the coding sequence ATGTACACTTCTGGACAGTCTATTTCAAAAGGCTTACGGAAAGGTTTCTTTCAATTGGAGCTTACCGGTATGTTCGACATGACGAAACAATTATCCCATGAGGAGCTCACCTCGGCGCTTGAGTCGGGTTCCGATCTTAACAGTATGAATTTTGCCGGTCTTACGCTTACCGGTGTTGATTTTTCCGGTAAAAGACTTGCCGGCTGTTCATTTGCGCATGCCTGTTTTACGGATTGTTCCTTTACGGGTACGCGGGTTCGGCTTTCTTTTTTTGACTTTACCCGCTTTGTCAATTGCACCTTTGATAAAGCCGATATTCAGTTTTCCTGCTTTGCGGGAAGCATTTTTGAAAATACCGTTTTTACCGATTCGGAATTGCTTATCAATAATTTTACCGGGATTACAACGTGTGAATGCGGTTTTAAGGATTCGGATTTATACGGATCCCGTTTTATTCGATGCTCGTTGCGTAAGACACCGTTTGAAAATTGCAATATAAAAAAAGTGTATTTTACAAAGAATATATACGATGACGTATCATTTAAGTATTCTAATACGCGCGTTGCTCATTTTGATACTGAGGAATTTGTAAAATGA
- a CDS encoding M81 family metallopeptidase gives MNRKKRVLVGGMHHESDTFNPITTGPDDIWVLRGKELLEGKGQSSVFGSIATLKEAGYEVIPALIARAVPNGEWDKDYYLSLKQEFLQAIKDALPLDALCLSLHGSMRVREIGEAEGDLLEDIRKICPDIPILSSLDMHATISQRMLDYVDGYVGYKCAPHTDTYEIGIHAARMTIDTLEKGIRPVMSAVKIPFLIAGEQSETSVEPMKKLTATLREYEKQPHIMAASYLLGFPWADTADNGVTAMVVTDGDKQLATEKARELAQLFWDTRKEFCFYNETREPADALVHARSSVEAGVYPVVLSDSGDNPTAGSSQDVTNFLKAILADPFLTSLNPPLCYQAFYDPALVAAAFKAGEGNVVEGTLGAAFDKEKSSPIQVKATVKKLCKAWAEAQNSDMALLDVCGVDVVVTSKHVGCYDPEMMRALGVEPTERKVIVVKLGYLEPEIRAIAKRSMLVLTDGSTNEVFSRLHYKYLPSPMYPMDQEMSWKAF, from the coding sequence ATGAATAGAAAAAAGCGGGTGCTCGTGGGCGGAATGCATCACGAGTCCGATACCTTTAATCCGATTACCACCGGACCTGATGATATTTGGGTGTTACGGGGAAAGGAGCTTTTAGAGGGAAAGGGGCAAAGTTCCGTTTTCGGTTCGATTGCGACGTTGAAAGAAGCGGGATACGAGGTTATTCCGGCGCTTATCGCACGGGCGGTTCCGAACGGCGAATGGGACAAAGATTACTACCTTTCGTTAAAACAAGAATTTTTGCAGGCGATTAAGGATGCGCTGCCGCTGGATGCGCTGTGTCTTTCCTTGCATGGTTCGATGCGGGTGCGCGAAATCGGTGAGGCGGAAGGCGATTTACTGGAGGATATCCGTAAAATCTGCCCCGACATTCCTATTTTGTCATCACTTGATATGCACGCAACGATTTCGCAGCGGATGCTCGACTATGTAGACGGCTATGTAGGATATAAGTGCGCCCCGCATACGGACACGTATGAAATCGGCATTCATGCAGCGCGTATGACTATCGACACGTTGGAAAAAGGCATCAGGCCGGTTATGTCGGCGGTTAAGATTCCGTTCCTTATCGCAGGTGAACAATCGGAGACCAGTGTTGAGCCGATGAAAAAGCTAACGGCAACATTACGCGAATACGAAAAACAGCCGCACATTATGGCTGCTTCGTACCTGCTCGGCTTTCCGTGGGCTGATACTGCCGACAACGGCGTTACGGCGATGGTGGTAACCGACGGCGATAAGCAGCTCGCAACGGAAAAGGCGCGGGAGCTTGCGCAGTTGTTCTGGGATACCCGAAAAGAATTCTGCTTTTACAACGAAACCCGCGAACCCGCCGACGCCCTGGTTCATGCACGCTCAAGTGTTGAAGCAGGTGTGTATCCGGTGGTGCTTTCCGATTCGGGCGATAATCCGACTGCCGGTTCTTCGCAGGATGTAACCAACTTCTTAAAGGCGATCCTTGCCGATCCCTTCTTAACCTCGCTAAACCCGCCGCTGTGCTATCAGGCTTTTTACGATCCCGCCTTAGTTGCAGCCGCCTTTAAAGCCGGAGAAGGAAATGTCGTGGAGGGAACGCTCGGCGCCGCCTTCGACAAGGAAAAGAGTTCACCCATTCAGGTAAAAGCGACGGTAAAAAAACTATGCAAGGCATGGGCAGAGGCTCAGAACAGCGATATGGCACTCTTGGATGTCTGCGGCGTCGATGTCGTTGTAACGTCAAAGCATGTCGGCTGCTATGACCCCGAAATGATGCGGGCGCTCGGCGTTGAACCTACGGAACGCAAGGTCATTGTCGTCAAGCTCGGCTACCTTGAACCGGAAATCCGCGCCATTGCAAAACGCTCGATGCTCGTGCTCACCGACGGCAGCACCAACGAAGTGTTCTCCCGTCTGCATTATAAATACTTGCCGAGCCCGATGTATCCGATGGATCAAGAGATGTCCTGGAAGGCCTTTTGA
- a CDS encoding carbohydrate ABC transporter permease has protein sequence MTTKRNLLQEASHGWQTSAYILMLTFAVLTLFPLIWLSYSSFKLNAEIMIHPLALPKAPTFFNYTESWAKGGLGIALVNSFIYTITATVSTMLLAMAAAFGLTKFPFKSSKVFTSIFAFGLMISVHAVIIPLFQLEAKLGMVNTRLGVIIPYVAFNLPISIMIAISYVKGIPNALIESAEIDGAKYRYIFWTMIMPLSVPVIATMIILSFLQHWNEFLFVFVFTTKATLKSLPVAITQFAGRLNIDYGLQYASLVIGVLPMIVFYIVFHAQLIKGFGEGALKE, from the coding sequence ATGACTACAAAACGAAATCTGCTGCAGGAAGCCTCTCATGGTTGGCAAACAAGCGCCTACATTTTAATGCTGACCTTTGCGGTGCTTACGCTGTTCCCGCTTATTTGGCTTTCTTATTCATCTTTTAAACTGAATGCGGAAATTATGATTCACCCGTTGGCGCTGCCGAAAGCTCCAACCTTTTTTAACTATACCGAATCGTGGGCAAAGGGCGGATTAGGTATTGCACTGGTAAACAGCTTTATCTATACGATTACGGCGACCGTCTCTACCATGCTGCTTGCAATGGCTGCTGCTTTCGGTTTAACAAAATTCCCTTTCAAATCGTCAAAGGTCTTTACTTCGATTTTTGCCTTTGGTTTAATGATCAGCGTTCATGCAGTTATCATCCCGTTGTTCCAACTGGAAGCAAAACTCGGTATGGTGAATACGCGCTTAGGGGTTATCATTCCGTATGTTGCTTTCAACCTGCCGATCTCTATTATGATTGCAATTTCGTATGTTAAGGGAATCCCCAATGCGCTCATTGAATCGGCGGAGATAGACGGCGCAAAGTACCGCTACATATTCTGGACGATGATTATGCCGCTCTCCGTTCCCGTCATTGCGACGATGATTATTTTATCTTTCTTGCAGCACTGGAATGAATTTTTATTCGTATTCGTTTTTACCACGAAGGCAACATTGAAAAGTTTACCGGTTGCGATTACCCAATTTGCCGGACGGCTCAACATCGACTACGGTTTACAATATGCCTCCCTTGTTATCGGGGTACTTCCGATGATTGTATTCTATATTGTCTTCCACGCACAGCTGATTAAAGGCTTTGGAGAAGGGGCTTTGAAGGAATAG
- a CDS encoding carbohydrate ABC transporter permease: MTYLRQKRMSYISFILPAFIIYIGIIIFPVLFSFYLSLTKWKGYGKMEFIGLGNYIRMFTDPVFYIGLRNNILIVLISVLGQIPLGLLLAYMLYRKMVKHANFFEVLIFLPITISSVIVAQLWNRIFSPVGVVPAIIRDLTGNPDYIMTIFEDKYLAIVPILFVLLWQHTSLYMVIFLANLQRIPYSVIEAAQLEGAREGTIFARLIAPMLANVIFINTILAVSGSFKSFDLIYSMTGGGPAHFTEVIAVYMYNTTFVFQNYGYGSALAVIIIIFTVIALMISRAVTKRFDY; this comes from the coding sequence ATGACCTACTTACGGCAAAAGCGGATGAGTTATATTTCTTTTATCTTGCCTGCTTTTATTATTTACATCGGCATCATTATCTTTCCCGTGCTGTTCAGCTTTTATTTAAGTCTGACAAAGTGGAAAGGGTATGGAAAAATGGAATTTATCGGGCTTGGTAACTATATCAGAATGTTTACCGATCCTGTTTTCTACATTGGCTTACGGAACAATATCCTCATTGTATTAATTTCAGTACTCGGGCAGATTCCGCTTGGGCTTTTACTTGCGTACATGCTCTACCGAAAAATGGTAAAACACGCAAACTTTTTTGAAGTACTGATTTTCTTACCGATAACTATTTCGTCCGTTATCGTTGCACAGCTGTGGAACCGAATATTTTCTCCTGTCGGCGTGGTTCCTGCAATTATACGCGATCTAACCGGCAATCCCGACTACATTATGACGATATTTGAGGATAAATATCTTGCGATTGTGCCGATCCTCTTTGTATTACTGTGGCAGCATACCAGCCTTTATATGGTTATCTTTTTAGCTAACCTGCAGCGGATACCGTACAGCGTTATAGAGGCGGCTCAGCTGGAAGGCGCACGGGAAGGAACGATTTTTGCCCGCCTTATTGCGCCGATGCTGGCAAATGTTATTTTTATCAATACTATTCTGGCAGTTTCGGGCAGTTTTAAGAGTTTTGACCTCATCTATTCGATGACCGGCGGAGGGCCTGCGCACTTTACGGAAGTTATCGCCGTTTATATGTATAATACAACCTTTGTATTCCAGAATTACGGATACGGTAGTGCGCTGGCTGTTATCATTATCATCTTTACCGTTATAGCCTTGATGATAAGCCGAGCCGTAACAAAACGCTTTGATTATTAG
- a CDS encoding ABC transporter substrate-binding protein: MKKSIALLFLCLCTVLFVLTGCKPKENNADSNAPVTLSVYMQMDLANPQSAYWPETVAAFEKQYPNIKLEFEYVNGEAFHDKFQIMAASGDIPDVFTTYAGARSGYVLDRGMVKDLRPYLTDDLKNQYNPAVWAPQGPNGEIYIISQNLAVCTVVYINPKLQKQLGLTTPKTLNEMIAQVPVIREAGLTPLAFANKGQWQAQSLLLSMLTDRMAGTAWFDKAMVGTAKFSDQQFVDAINVIKTMTDSKLFPPGVNQMEGTASWGEFIADKAVYLLDAGWRISALKKAAKPEDYEQYQLMAFPAVAGEVTHGSSAATTGEAFGMNAKLTGAKADAAWKFISFMSGKEACEILTKHGTTTTYKLDLSKFDIDQLTKQYIDLINNQSMGYVIDAKMDSEGVNSVLNPGIQAVMIGQKTPAELANEYEAWVAANDSHRKK; encoded by the coding sequence ATGAAAAAAAGCATTGCGCTATTGTTCTTATGCTTGTGTACTGTTCTTTTCGTACTTACAGGCTGTAAACCGAAAGAGAATAACGCCGATTCGAATGCACCGGTAACCCTTTCGGTGTATATGCAGATGGATCTTGCCAACCCGCAATCAGCGTATTGGCCCGAGACCGTTGCAGCTTTTGAAAAGCAATACCCGAATATCAAACTTGAATTCGAGTACGTGAATGGCGAAGCATTCCATGATAAATTCCAAATCATGGCCGCTTCAGGGGATATTCCCGATGTCTTTACTACGTATGCGGGAGCCCGTTCAGGTTATGTACTTGACCGCGGTATGGTAAAAGACCTTCGCCCCTATCTGACGGACGATTTAAAAAATCAATACAATCCTGCCGTTTGGGCACCACAGGGACCGAATGGAGAAATCTATATTATTTCTCAGAACCTCGCAGTGTGTACGGTTGTGTATATCAATCCGAAACTGCAAAAACAGCTTGGTCTGACTACTCCGAAAACACTCAACGAAATGATTGCGCAAGTTCCCGTTATCAGAGAAGCCGGTTTAACCCCGCTTGCTTTTGCGAATAAGGGACAGTGGCAGGCTCAGTCGCTCTTGTTATCCATGTTAACCGATCGTATGGCCGGTACCGCATGGTTTGATAAAGCGATGGTCGGAACGGCAAAATTCTCCGATCAGCAATTTGTCGATGCAATCAATGTTATTAAAACGATGACCGATTCAAAGCTGTTCCCTCCCGGAGTAAACCAGATGGAAGGTACCGCTTCTTGGGGTGAATTTATTGCCGATAAGGCCGTGTATCTTTTGGATGCAGGATGGCGTATTTCCGCATTGAAAAAAGCTGCAAAACCCGAAGACTATGAACAGTATCAGTTAATGGCATTCCCCGCCGTTGCAGGAGAGGTTACACATGGCTCAAGCGCTGCGACAACCGGTGAAGCTTTCGGTATGAATGCAAAATTGACCGGTGCAAAAGCCGACGCTGCATGGAAATTCATTTCCTTTATGTCCGGTAAAGAAGCCTGTGAAATTTTGACAAAACACGGCACGACTACCACCTATAAGCTTGATCTTTCAAAATTCGATATCGATCAGCTTACAAAGCAATACATCGACCTGATTAACAATCAGAGCATGGGCTATGTTATCGATGCGAAGATGGATAGTGAAGGCGTAAACAGCGTACTCAACCCCGGTATCCAGGCGGTTATGATTGGGCAGAAAACCCCCGCTGAGCTTGCAAATGAATACGAAGCTTGGGTTGCTGCTAACGATTCTCATCGCAAAAAGTAA
- a CDS encoding Sir2 family NAD-dependent protein deacetylase, giving the protein MKNETAYRELADRIAAAKHCVAFTGAGVSTLSGIRDFRGKNGLYTLPETDKMFDIEVFRETPSVYYRLAKEFIYGLQEKEPSIVHQVLAGLESRGILKALITQNIDLLHQKAGSKHVIEVHGSPSRHSCTHCSYSTTFEDVVEVARKGEVPLCPKCGYALKPDITFFGEALPFAAITEAQNECNRADLLLVLGSSLTVYPAAALPQLTLKAGGAVAVVNEQPTYFDEYAVLRCTDLQECFEYLEHTLLG; this is encoded by the coding sequence ATGAAAAACGAAACAGCATATCGGGAATTGGCGGATCGCATAGCAGCGGCAAAACACTGCGTTGCCTTTACGGGCGCGGGAGTCAGTACCTTGTCCGGTATTCGGGATTTTAGAGGTAAGAACGGGCTTTATACGCTGCCTGAAACCGATAAGATGTTCGATATCGAAGTCTTTAGGGAAACACCCTCCGTGTATTACCGGCTTGCAAAGGAATTTATCTACGGATTACAAGAAAAAGAGCCGTCAATTGTGCATCAGGTACTTGCCGGACTGGAATCTCGCGGAATCTTAAAGGCGCTTATTACTCAAAATATCGACTTATTACATCAAAAAGCCGGAAGCAAGCACGTGATAGAAGTACACGGTTCTCCTTCGCGGCATAGCTGTACGCATTGTTCCTATAGTACAACCTTTGAGGATGTCGTCGAGGTTGCCCGTAAAGGCGAGGTACCGCTCTGCCCAAAGTGCGGCTATGCATTAAAACCGGATATTACGTTTTTCGGTGAAGCACTCCCATTTGCAGCGATAACGGAGGCACAAAATGAATGTAATAGGGCGGATTTACTGCTGGTGTTGGGCAGTAGTCTTACCGTGTACCCCGCCGCAGCGCTGCCGCAGCTGACCTTAAAAGCGGGCGGTGCTGTTGCCGTCGTTAACGAACAGCCGACATATTTTGACGAGTACGCGGTTCTCCGCTGTACCGATTTGCAGGAGTGTTTTGAATATCTTGAACATACTCTGCTGGGATAG
- the rnhA gene encoding ribonuclease HI → MKKIKLYTDGACSQNPGPGGWAFVMILKDMQGDQPDQELLRGSGGEKLTTNNRMELLAVIQALIAYQEKILPGYADCPVTLHTDSQYVQQGISSWIKKWKLNGWKTAAREPVKNQDLWQQLDALASQLNLEWMWVKGHAGNVYNELCDTLAVEAAKKAK, encoded by the coding sequence ATGAAAAAAATTAAATTGTACACCGATGGAGCATGCTCCCAAAATCCCGGGCCGGGCGGATGGGCGTTCGTGATGATCCTCAAAGATATGCAAGGTGATCAGCCGGATCAGGAATTACTGCGAGGTTCCGGCGGAGAAAAACTGACTACAAATAATAGAATGGAATTACTTGCGGTTATTCAAGCCCTTATTGCCTATCAGGAAAAAATATTGCCCGGCTATGCAGACTGCCCGGTAACCCTGCATACGGATTCCCAGTATGTGCAGCAGGGGATCTCTTCGTGGATAAAAAAGTGGAAGCTGAATGGCTGGAAAACAGCTGCCAGAGAGCCGGTAAAGAATCAAGACCTTTGGCAGCAGCTCGATGCACTCGCTTCTCAACTCAACCTTGAATGGATGTGGGTAAAAGGACATGCCGGCAACGTCTACAATGAACTGTGCGACACCCTTGCTGTAGAAGCGGCAAAAAAAGCGAAATAA